The genomic interval ACCCAAATTCTCGATATCGAAGTCCGGGAAGGGATGGGAGCTTGACAGACAGTGCTGCCACTCACGAGAAGACTCATTGAGAAGGATGGATCAAACGCCATCGTCCGTAATTAGTTTCAGAAGCAGATGGAatggatagagagagagagagagagagtagccCAGAATGTCATGTTATTAATTAGTTAGGAATTAGGCTTTTCTATGTTCTGAGCAATTTCACAGAGGGATTTGGACACCTGGAAGAAGCCCAAAGCCACCCGCTTTTCCACCGTTTGCCAAATTAAAAGCCCTTTTTCCACTGCTGCAGCAGGTGCTTCTGAGATGAGATTCAGACTACAAGGCTTTCCCCTCTCCCAGTTGCTCTGTGTACGCCAAATCTGCATTTTTCCAGGACACCCATCACccatatacataaaatatatatatgctttcagTTGCTCTCTGCAGCCCCCATCGAACTTGGTAAACAACTCGaataattataaacaaattGATTAATTTGTATGTTTTATAGTACTAATTAGTAATGTTTTCTCTTTTGATGAGTGTTCTGGTGACCCACGATTTCACAGGAAAGCATGAATGCAATATTGGAGCTTTCTTTAATGTTCTTTTTGGTGGGTGGACTGGTGTTGGTTCTTTATTCAACCCAAGAACGCAAGAGAAAGAGACCATCGGAAAGTGTACATCCCTGCAGTGGTGGATGGTTCAGAAGTTTTCAGGTTAGCTCCGATATTACGTGGAACCCAAGTATTAACGTCATAATTAAAAGTGGCTTTGAGTTCAAGAAACTATAATAATGCACGATTGGGACGAGACaatacccatatatatatatatatattcacataaTGATAAGGACTTTCACTTACATAATGTAGAGATACAAGCCTCATTCACTTCTTAAGGAGGGGAGGGGAGTGgattttcatctaaattttattCCTTTTCCCTTCAAACTAACACACAACCTATGTAGCGCCTAACCAAcacaaccattttttttttttatatttgcagTAATTGTGAAATTACACGAAATTCTGTCCTTTTTTTTCAAGTTTCTTAAACCCTAGTGCTAGGTACACCATATCTACGGGAAATCCAGACCTCTCGACAACTGTTTTCGGAACTGCAAGATGATTAAGGGCCGGCCGGCGGAACGAACTGCACCACTTCACCGCTCTCGCTCTCATGGTTCTTCCCCCAACTTCGGAGCTGAATTTGCAGCGTCGATGTCGCCGCCAACAAGTCCACGCTCTGCTTGGGGCTAAACGCCTCCAACAGACCCTTCAGCGTCCTCAGCCTCACGCAGTCCGCCATTTTCATCACTTTCTCCAGCCCTGCCAGCAAATTCTTCACCGCCGCCTCCACCATCCCGTCCAGCCGAGCAGTCGCCGTCTCATCGCCGGAGACCCTGCTCGACATCCGCGCCAGCTCCACCATCCGGCGGTCGGCCATGGCCACCTGCTGCCtctccatctccctctccaCCTTCTCCTCTTCCACCCTGATCCTCACCCTCAGCTCCTCCACCTTCTTCCGCTGGGCCTCCGTCATATCCGCCAGCTTGGTCTGCCGCAGTGCCGCCACCATCCGGAACGCCATGGACGGCTTCCAGCCGGTGATCCAGAGGTGGGCATTCTCGAGAGGGCTCAGCCAGACGGGCATGAAGAAAGCCAGCACGTCCTCGTGGGCGGCGGCCCACTTGGCAGTGTAGTAGGCCTTGTGGTGGGCCGTCAGCTTGGCCACCAAAGCTTCACACTCGCTCTCCGTCGAAGCCGCCTGCAAGATCTGCAGATCGGCTTCAAGTTGACAGAACCAGTTCTCGTAGAAGTCAGAGAACCTCTCCTCGACTTgggtcttcatcatcttcttcttttcgCCGATATAGAGAATGAAATTAATCTCTTGAAGtggagagaggagagaagaagaggaggtcgGCGatggagagagagggaaagaggtGTCCTAATCCTATGAAGGTGTCTCTCCCCGAATAGACGTGTGGTTATATATAAGAGGAGGGAGTGTAAAACTTTGCATGGGAAAGCGACCAGATGGAAGAAAGAGGCATAGGCCACGCTGCAAATGGGTTTGGGAAATGCGTGGCCTTCTGGCTTCTGCATGGCTTACGCGCAGCATTTCATTTCAAGGGGCCGACGCTAGCTAGCTTTGCCTTTCTGTGATTGCTatcctctctctatatatatctatatatatttaactgacgagttgaagaagagagaagagtcGTCATGCACATATACCACCTGGTGTTAAACTAGTCTGGGAATTCCATACGTGTCGTGAGATAAGGGAGTCTGTGTGTCCCCACGTGTACAACTTCTAAGGATTTACTATTCTCCCATTTGCATTCCCAGCATAAGCTTCCtgaccctatatatatatatatatgataaatatattcatatatatgtatcactCTTTCAttccctctatatatatatagaataatgcAATCaaggattatatatataactttatttcaagaaataaaaaaaaattcaattcacaCTTCTTGATAATTGAAAATTCACGTTCATTGTGGGGAGGAACAGGTACAGCCGTACTAAAGTTGTATTGGAGCTAATTTATGATGGATATTGGGTGGGTATAGGGGCAATAGATTGTTTTGAGACGAGTGTTAATTATGTAAGATTGTATATAatgattttattctttttgtaatGTGAGacattttgattcaattttcatccataatttataaatattaacaaatttctagaaaattataTAACACTATCCTCTATCTTCATGTGTATTACAAAAATTGAACATATTTTGAGTGCCTTCTCAATTTGGGCAATATTTTTCCATTATACCTAGAAGAATTATACTCatctacatacatacatatatgtacataaaTTGGTATTCCAATCCAATATATTAGAACATGTAGGCTCatctcacataaatatatatgtgtgtgttatcTCTATTCTCAGCCATGTGAACCGGAGGCCAGTCCATCAAAATGATTTCCATTGATTTGTGGCTGTGAACTCCTTTGTGTCATCTCCTCAGCTGTGTCTTGGCTGTTAAGAAGCTCAGCTTCAATTATAGCTCCTCAATTTCTTAAAACTCGTCAACTACAATTTAAACAAGCCATCACTTATTTCAACTCATTCagaattttattaacaaaatttgggTTCCTGCATCTTAAGCTGAATTTCTGAGCTTCAATCCAACAGAGGGTGCATTATGGAACTCATCAATATTGTACAAGTTCAAAGACAATATAAATGAAGTAACAGGGCACATATTTCAGTTGCTTGAGAAGATTTGAGTCTCACAATAATCTCATAAACCCTGGTAAAAGGAACGTAGACTGTTCAATGAACTATATAACAATCACAAATGTACATATATTGATTATGAACAAGGCTAGACAAATCGAGCATTGTCTCAAACAAGCTTATTGTGATGACAGATTGCAAGAAAATAAATGCAGGAGAATCGGATACAATGGATCATCAGATTGACACGATAGACTATCAGAGACACGGGCATGGTTAGATATTGATACTAGTAGAATTTAGCTTGATAAGGGTGTGTAAAAAGGTATTCCTTCTGTGTAAAAGCACAATGTAAGCATGGGATTCGACTTACAAGAGTGGAAAAAGAGTCGAGGTGGATTAAGCTTCCTCCACGTGTAGGATCTCGAGTTCAGCCCACCAGAGGGGAGAAACTCTGGGAGTTGCTGCATCGGGTGTTATAGCGATAACTTCCCTCAGTCTCGAAGTGATCTCTCCCATAGTTGGTCTCTTTGATGCTTCCTTGTGAATGCAATCCCGGATTACCTCACAGATGATGTCAAGCTCAGCGTCATTGAAGGACTTTAGAGCAGGATCAATTATGTAGCTGATTCTTTCCTTATCATTCAAGTATTCAGCAGCCTGATAAAGTCACAATTAACTTCATAAAATGAGGCATGAAGTTCATAATATCATAACACCCAAAAATACAGAAAAGAAACTAGTGAGAAATCATAATGAGTTGTGGAAAgcgaagaaaaaagaaaattatttcttCTGAGTTACCCAGTTGACTAGAGGCCCTTGTTCTTCTGAGTAAGGGAGCTTCCCGGAAATGATCTCAAGCAACAGTACTCCAAAACTGTACACATTTGTTTCAGGATCAGAGATCAGAGGCAGTTCAAAATGCAACAATCCATTTTCCCCTGAATTTTTTGACTTCGAAGAAGATTCTGCCCAGAAACCGATCTCTGCAATCTAGAAAGGCAGATAAACTTAAAACGTATGCCAAACATATGTACAAACCATTTGAGGAGAAAGTTAGCAGAatccattaaaattaaaatataaggtAGAGAGTGCAGCCTACTTTAGCCGCATAATCATCAGTCAAAAACACAGCACTTGAGTTCAGATTGGAATGTGCCATTGCTGGATTCTGGTAATGCATGTACTTGAGACAATATGCAGTTCCCATGATAATCCTCATCCTCGCACCCCAGTCAAGAGGTTCAACATCTTTAACTGCAAAACCAACACAGTGACACGGTGATTTGGAATTCAGAAATGAAGCCTCTCTTTTATAACTTATACTGCCAGCATGGAAAGATTAAACGTGAACCTGGGAGAAAGTATTACCGTGCAAATGCTCAAAGAGGCTCCCGTTTGGAGCATACTCAAACACCATCATTCTAGTGAAAGTTTCATCCTCCTCACAGTAGCCAATAAGATTAACAAAGTTCTTGTGGTTTATTCTAGAAAGTGTACCTATCTACAAGAAGACCATCCATAAAAATTAGATTAACCAAATAAGAAGGGAAGCAGCAAGTAATATACTGCATGAAACAGAGGCTCGAGGCCCATGGAGAACTGGCAGACCTGCTTTCGGTAGATGAGTTCTGAGTGCTTTGACCAATTTTTGGCAGAAGATATTGCAGTTGATGCAACAGCAATCTCAACTCCGTTTGATAATGTTCCCTTGTACACAGTGCAACCATCAATGGTATCGATAATATTGCTGAAATCCTCACAGGCACTTTCTAGCTCAGCTTGGTTTAGCTTGGGAACCCCTAAATTTTTCAGTCAAAAACATCAATTAGTTTTTTATGCATTACTGGACGATACCAGGATATTTTGCCAGAAGCCCAAAACCGGGTTAATCATTGCAGCAGTTAGAAGACAAATGAATTGATGTTTACTTGATAAATCATTCAACTGTAGCCCAATAATCAGCTGGTATCATAAAAGAACATTAGGAAATTAAATGGCTCTGTAATGTACCATTTATCTTTTGGAAAGAGGAAGCATCTGAGAAAACAGAGCTATTGCAGAATCAATAATACTAGATAATTAAAGGTTTCTGAGAAATAACAgcagcattttttttttccagccaACAGTTACCAGGAGGCTgtcattttctacaaaaatccTGCACTAAGATTATCTGATATCAAATGTTTATGTCCAAATGTTAAGGAGAACTCTGAGAATTCAAATTTCTGCCCACATGCATTgcctaatttttcttcaaaatagaATTCGTAACATAAAGATCAACATCTAGAGTTCTTTCTACTCCTTTGTGCGGGTGAGTGGGTTGGTTGGTTTGTGCGTGCATACCTAGTGCATGTGACGTGGCATAAAAGAGGTCACCCGGAGGAATGGCCACCTATTTATCCAAACATCATTTTCTAGCACAGTCAAGATTCGGCTTTCCTGAATTCTCTATGTTTATAAGTGGCAGCTATTGGACAGAATCAGTCACGGTGAAAGGTCCAATCTAAGGTCCAATCGACCAGGCCCATCTAGATTCGAAGGAGGTCATTGAGttacaataaacaaaaattacctGTGAGAAATGCTTTCTGCAACTGTCCACTGAGCCCAGTCTTCCAAGGTCCAATAGCTGACACTGCTTGGCTCCGGCACATGAAGAATACCGATGCAGCAACAGTAAGTAAGAAGACAAAGCCTGAAATTACTACTATATACTTCCACATTCTCCCAGAAGTTCCGGCAGATGCAGGATTTTCATCAGTATGTTTACTAGCAGAAGACTGGCTATTAGTATCCGATGTGTGATGGTTCTGATGGGATGAAGGACCAGCAGGAGAAGATACAGGTGGATGTCCATTCTTTGCATTTGGTACAGCAGGGAAAGATCCACTACTCCAGGCAGTTGGAAAAGCAATTGTTTGCTCAGGAGCGGACCCACCATGAGCTGGGGCAGCAGCAAGATTACTGGACTGCTGAAGCAGCCTACGCCTTGCAACAACTAGGTTCTCTACATTTTGGACCATCTGCATCTCATTTGCACCTGCTGAATTCAAGAATCAGTGTCATTTCTCTTTGCAGCACATGCTGATGATCAATGAGCCAAGACCCAATAAAATTGCTTTTGCTCACTTGGTAGATTGTTACAACAATTATATTCAGGGTTGTATGAGGAATGCTTCCCGGACTTGAACCTTGAAGAAAAGTTGAATAGTTCGCTTCAACAGAATGCTATTTTAAGTACtatgatataataaaattaggAGAGATAAAAGGACATATGATTCTGTACAATGTCAACATGTTGAGGTGATGTAAAAGTGTCGCTTTGAGTGGGATTACGAATGAATTTGCTTTCCTGAGCTGTTTCAAACTGCACTGCCAGATGCTGAGGAAAAAGAATCAGAATATCAGAAAAGCAAACAACTGAGAAGGTCTTAGCTGACCcttaaaaagaaacagaaacatGTTATCACTTGTAGCCAATTCTATAAAAAAGGATTACTGACCAATCTTCCTATACTTAGTTTAGTATATTTGGAGCAAAACCAAATTAAGATTGTATAGGAgcaacttaaatataaaaaaaggaaTAGAAACACTAGTGATCAATCATAATCAATAAAAAGGAATTCTGGTTAATCTCCTCCAACTGAAGTATATATTTGGTATATTTACTGAAAAATATTATCATGTAATTGCACTGTGGCAATTGAAGTCGCATGATAACTAGAGGTCCTGAACCGTACATAAAGCATTCATGCCATATTTTACGCAAGGAACAGAGAAGTAGTCCAGTTGCTCAAGCAGAATATGACCGGCAAATTGCACAcgtgaaataaaagaaaatccaacAGGGAGCCTAGTTCAGAAGGCTCCTGCCACTGATGAATTGAGATGTATGCAGCCTTCATTCCTCGCGTGTGGGTCCTTTGTGTTTCAAACCAATGATGCCTCGGTAACCATGGAGCAAACAACCCTCTGATACCCAAtaggaagaaggaaaaattcTTAAAGATTTGCTTTCTATTCCGGCCATAAGACTAGTTCAAAGAGAATCTTAAAATTCCAGGGGCCCACCCACAAAATTTCCAGATCGAATTAGTTACTGGAACTTGCACAAGACTTTGAATAGATTGGAAAAAGGATGAAAGAAATTTGAACTCACATCATCGTACGAGCAGTGAAAAATGTAGAACTCTCTCGTGTGAGGTTATACATTAACTCGTCATTAGTatcaattcttaattaattatacgAAAAACAAAGGGTGTATATtcttaattacataaaattaaaaaaaaaaaaaaaggtgttcCCAGTAATGAGGCTCTTTGCCTTACTGGGTCAAGGAAaggttattttttatacaattttatcttttctttacAAGAGGCTGTTTCCACAATTCAAATATGTGGTCTTCTGGTCagaaaggagcaaccttactaCAGCAAGGTTGTTATAAGAAAATTACAATACAAAAAAAGTCTTTAGCAAAATACAGGAAAATCATCGCCTATTCATAATCATCAAACTGTTAACATTAGATTGAACTTATTATTAACAAACAAAAGGGATGAacctaaaatgaaaaaatgtaaTACCAATTCTACATATTTGCTTTTTATAATATAACAAAGATctactaaaaattttaaagatttattctccataaatatagaaaattatctaataataaaagTTGCATTGGGTCAATTCATTTTCAGTGACAAATATGGAAAGAAACATTACACAGTAAAATGTGAGttctttaataatattattttattaaaataaatagtattGGTTTGAAAATATCTACAGATCTAGCATCTACTTTTCCATGCCAGATGCCACACACACCTGCTCGTAGTGGCAAGAGATAACTGCTCGTGGCACAAGCAATTATGGGTCTTATGGATAAGCACTTTGTCACGGTATAAGTACTTAGAGGGAGAACGTACCATGCAAGTGGCATGGCCTTCACATGCAAACGGTTAGAGAGTTGGATAGTTAACTCTAGAAGGGGTAACACTATAAATAAAGCTTCCTTTTGGCGGGAGCATGTGGCCGCGGGATCATCTATGTAAAGGACCCAATTAGTCGTTGGTGCACCACGTATGTATATATGGGTGAGAGTACGGTCCACCCCAAGGGAATGGAATATCTGAATTTTGGTTCTAAATTGTTTACTCCTAAATGTGCACATTTATTCGTCATTTCCTATTACGTCTTAATTATTACTTAACATGTCATGGCATGATGATTCACTTTTGATGCATTGATTATATATTTCCCCTATTATAATGCTCTTTACCCCTCACTAAGCCAGTGATAGGCTTACCCCcttaatatttcagattttgTAGGTTGGCATCATTTCTAACGGTAAGGATCGTGACAAGCGATTCTACTCCATACACCCTAGTCACGCTCCGGCTACAACATGTGCACCTCACCTCATGCGTTTTGGGCATGGGGAAGTGCTGGAATTATGCTCAATTAAGGCTGATCTCTAGGATcagtgttttatgtaaatattgtGTAAATATAGAAAGGGAATAATGTAAATTAGGATGGTAGGATGctgtctattttttctttcattctttgctAATAATACTCTCCTTATAAGAGGATATTGTACACATTCATTCATTATTCAATCAAGACATTGTCTTTGATAATTTctaagttggtatcagagccatacaCTGTGAAAAACCCTAGGCAGCCTTTTAATCACAACCTTCCATTTCTTGTGAAACCCTACGCTGCTTTTTCATCCATCAGATCCGATACCCATCAGCATATGGCCATCCCGAGCTAACGTCATCGGCTCTCCCAATCGCCGCCGCTATCGGCCACCCTAGCCGCCGCGTACCTCAGGTCCGATTCCCATCAACGCGACTGTTTCCGAAGCCATTGGTCTTCCATAGCCATCGGTTGCGGCCTCTTCAGAGCTTGTCAATGCGGCTGGTTCTCACGCCGTTGACCGCTGTCTACCGCCACACCCAACGCGGCCATTTCAGTCGCCATCCGACCACCAGCCACCACAACCCAAAGTCGCTGCTGCATCCTAGAGTTGTTGCTGTCCTTACATCAGCAGCCACCTCCCAGGTTTTCTTCTACTTCCAACTAGTTCCGTTATGTCAGAAGTTACATCTGAATCCATCCCAAATCTTGCTGCTGCCATCCAGACCAGAATTCCAGCGACCCATTCTGTTCAAATCACCACCATTCGTTTAAATGATGATAATTTTCTTCGCTGGTCTCAATCTGTCCGAATGTATATTTGCGGGCAAGGGAAAATTGGCTACATCAtaggagagaagaaagaacctGCAACAGATGATCCATTGCACCCCAtttgggatgctgaaaactccATGGTAATGACATGGTTGGTCAATTCCATGGATGAAGATATCAGTTCAAATTATATGTGCTATCCTACTGCAAAGGAGTTGTGGGATAATGTAAATCAAATGTACTCAGACTTGGGGAACCAATCTCAGAATTTTGAATTGACTCTGAAACTAGGAGAGGTACGACAAGGAGAtgattttgtcactaaatactTTCACTCTTTGAAGCGATTGTGGCAAGACCTTGATCTCTTCAACACGTATGAGTGGAAATCTACAGATGATTGCAACCACCACAAAAAACTGGTTGAAGATAGCCGTATTTACAAGTTTTTGGCTGGCCTCTATATCGAATTCGATGAAGTGTGTGGAAGGATCATTGGCCGGTCTCCCCTTCCCCCTATTGGTGACGTCTTTGCTGaagttagaagagaagaaaatcaaaggagTGTCATGCTAGGAAAAAAGACCGCTGGTGAGTCCCTTGAAAATTCTGCCCTAATTATTGCCTACAAGGTTGACAATTAACAGCGTAGGAGTGATGAACGACCTCGAGtctggtgtgaccattgcaacaagCCACGCCATAC from Diospyros lotus cultivar Yz01 chromosome 8, ASM1463336v1, whole genome shotgun sequence carries:
- the LOC127808238 gene encoding protein MALE DISCOVERER 2-like isoform X2, which produces MVFRAMGVSWNNYRFQLSCSVVLILVLDIQGCWSLTSEGLALLGFRARVDYDPYGTFANWNPNDSDPCMWSGVHCVDDKVRILQLSGLSLEGKLAPEIGKLSHLTSLALWNNHFSGVIPKEIGGLSMLEVLDLRNNNLSGVIPAELGGLQSLRHLLLSNNNFEGSIPPEVRKLNKLSEFQFNEKLTCTLASGIGCINRKFGQCIWQCSLKQLRKANSFVIPLKATLLHHLNMLTLFKSGKHSSYNPEYNCCNNLPSANEMQMVQNVENLVVARRRLLQQSSNLAAAPAHGGSAPEQTIAFPTAWSSGSFPAVPNAKNGHPPVSSPAGPSSHQNHHTSDTNSQSSASKHTDENPASAGTSGRMWKYIVVISGFVFLLTVAASVFFMCRSQAVSAIGPWKTGLSGQLQKAFLTGVPKLNQAELESACEDFSNIIDTIDGCTVYKGTLSNGVEIAVASTAISSAKNWSKHSELIYRKQIGTLSRINHKNFVNLIGYCEEDETFTRMMVFEYAPNGSLFEHLHVKDVEPLDWGARMRIIMGTAYCLKYMHYQNPAMAHSNLNSSAVFLTDDYAAKIAEIGFWAESSSKSKNSGENGLLHFELPLISDPETNVYSFGVLLLEIISGKLPYSEEQGPLVNWAAEYLNDKERISYIIDPALKSFNDAELDIICEVIRDCIHKEASKRPTMGEITSRLREVIAITPDAATPRVSPLWWAELEILHVEEA
- the LOC127808238 gene encoding protein MALE DISCOVERER 2-like isoform X3 → MLIRVPSRAPNPFYFEQSPAINFIIDCPFCPLTSGLALLGFRARVDYDPYGTFANWNPNDSDPCMWSGVHCVDDKVRILQLSGLSLEGKLAPEIGKLSHLTSLALWNNHFSGVIPKEIGGLSMLEVLDLRNNNLSGVIPAELGGLQSLRHLLLSNNNFEGSIPPEVRKLNKLSEFQFNEKLTCTLASGIGCINRKFGQCIWQCSLKQLRKANSFVIPLKATLLHHLNMLTLFKSGKHSSYNPEYNCCNNLPTGANEMQMVQNVENLVVARRRLLQQSSNLAAAPAHGGSAPEQTIAFPTAWSSGSFPAVPNAKNGHPPVSSPAGPSSHQNHHTSDTNSQSSASKHTDENPASAGTSGRMWKYIVVISGFVFLLTVAASVFFMCRSQAVSAIGPWKTGLSGQLQKAFLTGVPKLNQAELESACEDFSNIIDTIDGCTVYKGTLSNGVEIAVASTAISSAKNWSKHSELIYRKQIGTLSRINHKNFVNLIGYCEEDETFTRMMVFEYAPNGSLFEHLHVKDVEPLDWGARMRIIMGTAYCLKYMHYQNPAMAHSNLNSSAVFLTDDYAAKIAEIGFWAESSSKSKNSGENGLLHFELPLISDPETNVYSFGVLLLEIISGKLPYSEEQGPLVNWAAEYLNDKERISYIIDPALKSFNDAELDIICEVIRDCIHKEASKRPTMGEITSRLREVIAITPDAATPRVSPLWWAELEILHVEEA
- the LOC127808740 gene encoding protein DOG1-like 4, whose amino-acid sequence is MMKTQVEERFSDFYENWFCQLEADLQILQAASTESECEALVAKLTAHHKAYYTAKWAAAHEDVLAFFMPVWLSPLENAHLWITGWKPSMAFRMVAALRQTKLADMTEAQRKKVEELRVRIRVEEEKVEREMERQQVAMADRRMVELARMSSRVSGDETATARLDGMVEAAVKNLLAGLEKVMKMADCVRLRTLKGLLEAFSPKQSVDLLAATSTLQIQLRSWGKNHESESGEVVQFVPPAGP
- the LOC127808238 gene encoding protein MALE DISCOVERER 2-like isoform X1, producing MVFRAMGVSWNNYRFQLSCSVVLILVLDIQGCWSLTSEGLALLGFRARVDYDPYGTFANWNPNDSDPCMWSGVHCVDDKVRILQLSGLSLEGKLAPEIGKLSHLTSLALWNNHFSGVIPKEIGGLSMLEVLDLRNNNLSGVIPAELGGLQSLRHLLLSNNNFEGSIPPEVRKLNKLSEFQFNEKLTCTLASGIGCINRKFGQCIWQCSLKQLRKANSFVIPLKATLLHHLNMLTLFKSGKHSSYNPEYNCCNNLPTGANEMQMVQNVENLVVARRRLLQQSSNLAAAPAHGGSAPEQTIAFPTAWSSGSFPAVPNAKNGHPPVSSPAGPSSHQNHHTSDTNSQSSASKHTDENPASAGTSGRMWKYIVVISGFVFLLTVAASVFFMCRSQAVSAIGPWKTGLSGQLQKAFLTGVPKLNQAELESACEDFSNIIDTIDGCTVYKGTLSNGVEIAVASTAISSAKNWSKHSELIYRKQIGTLSRINHKNFVNLIGYCEEDETFTRMMVFEYAPNGSLFEHLHVKDVEPLDWGARMRIIMGTAYCLKYMHYQNPAMAHSNLNSSAVFLTDDYAAKIAEIGFWAESSSKSKNSGENGLLHFELPLISDPETNVYSFGVLLLEIISGKLPYSEEQGPLVNWAAEYLNDKERISYIIDPALKSFNDAELDIICEVIRDCIHKEASKRPTMGEITSRLREVIAITPDAATPRVSPLWWAELEILHVEEA